The Gemmatimonadota bacterium genome has a window encoding:
- the acnA gene encoding aconitate hydratase AcnA: protein MNGRQATVPRNLNSFGARAALNAGGSASTFYSLSRAEEGGAGDISRLPFSLKVMVENLLRHEDGVSVSAEDVAAVARSVAGGPSEREIAFRPARVLMQDFTGVPAVVDLAAMRDAIRKLGGAADRINPLQDVDLVIDHSVQVDEFGSHRAFAANVDREFDRNLERYRFLKWGQQAFDNFRVVPPGTGIVHQVNLEYLAKVVFARERDGESIAYPDTLVGTDSHTTMINGLGVVGWGVGGIEAEAAMLGQPVSMLIPSVVGFRMTDALPAGATATDLVLTVTQMLRAHGVVGKFVEFCGPGLDSLSLPDRATIANMAPEYGATVGFFPVDGETLSYMELTGRDAGEIELAEAYTKAQGLFRTHGTPDPVFSDTLELDLGTVEPSMAGPRRPQDRVSLSSVKPSFRKELAAMLADENPDLADETVEQWVDGNGHAPGEMGTLTKKTPVDMGGSSFNLGHGSVVIAAITSCTNTSNPAVLAAAGVLAKKAVERGLSTRPWVKTSLAPGSQVVTRYLEDMGLLPYLEQLRFHVVGYGCTTCIGNSGPVPAPIGDAVRESDLVAAAVLSGNRNFEGRVNPIVKANYLASPPLVVAYALAGRMDVDLYNEPIGTDPKGDDVYLRDIWPTPGEVREAVRASVRREMFQSIYADVFTGDDRWAELAATSGESYAWDEVSTYVKLPPYFDDMPAEPGEITDIPGARVLAVLGDSVTTDHISPAGSIQADSPAGRYLVERGVAPKDFNSYGARRGNHEVMMRGTFANIRLRNRLAPGTEGGWTKTAPDGEPVAIYDAAMAYRASDTPLIVIAGKEYGSGSSRDWAAKGPNLLGVRAVIVESYERIHRSNLIGMGILPLQFEEGDSAESLGLTGFETYDFEGIEGGITPRQRVRVRVTAADGATRTFNTIVRIDTPVEVEYYRHGGILQYVLRGLLKSGA from the coding sequence ATGAACGGGAGACAGGCAACAGTGCCGCGTAACCTGAACAGCTTCGGTGCCCGTGCCGCATTGAACGCGGGAGGAAGCGCCAGTACCTTCTACTCGCTTTCAAGGGCCGAGGAAGGCGGCGCCGGAGACATATCGCGCCTTCCCTTTTCCCTCAAGGTCATGGTGGAGAACCTGCTGCGCCACGAAGACGGCGTGTCGGTCTCCGCCGAAGACGTGGCCGCCGTCGCCAGAAGCGTCGCGGGCGGGCCCTCCGAACGGGAGATCGCCTTCCGCCCGGCGCGGGTGCTGATGCAGGACTTCACGGGCGTGCCGGCCGTCGTCGACCTGGCCGCCATGCGGGACGCCATTCGGAAATTGGGCGGCGCGGCCGACCGCATCAATCCCCTGCAGGACGTGGACCTGGTCATCGACCACTCCGTCCAGGTGGACGAGTTCGGTTCCCACCGCGCCTTCGCAGCCAACGTGGACCGCGAGTTCGACCGGAACCTGGAGCGTTACCGCTTCCTCAAGTGGGGACAGCAGGCCTTCGACAACTTCCGCGTGGTACCGCCCGGCACGGGCATCGTGCACCAGGTCAACCTCGAGTACCTGGCCAAGGTGGTCTTCGCCCGGGAGCGGGACGGCGAATCGATCGCCTATCCCGACACCTTGGTGGGGACGGACTCCCATACGACCATGATCAACGGGCTCGGCGTGGTCGGCTGGGGCGTGGGCGGCATCGAGGCGGAAGCGGCCATGCTCGGCCAGCCGGTATCGATGCTCATCCCTTCCGTGGTGGGGTTCAGGATGACCGACGCCCTCCCGGCCGGGGCCACGGCGACGGACCTGGTCCTGACGGTGACCCAGATGCTCCGGGCACACGGCGTCGTCGGCAAGTTCGTCGAATTCTGCGGTCCCGGACTGGACAGCCTGTCCCTGCCCGACCGGGCCACCATCGCCAACATGGCCCCCGAATACGGCGCCACCGTGGGGTTCTTTCCGGTGGACGGCGAGACGCTCTCCTACATGGAACTGACCGGCCGCGACGCAGGCGAGATCGAACTGGCGGAAGCCTATACGAAAGCACAGGGCCTGTTCAGGACGCACGGCACCCCCGACCCGGTCTTTTCCGACACCCTGGAACTCGACCTCGGCACCGTCGAACCGAGCATGGCGGGTCCCCGCAGGCCCCAGGACCGCGTGTCGCTGTCCAGCGTCAAGCCGTCGTTCCGGAAGGAACTGGCCGCCATGCTGGCCGACGAGAACCCGGACCTGGCCGACGAGACCGTCGAGCAGTGGGTGGACGGCAACGGACACGCACCCGGCGAGATGGGCACACTGACAAAAAAAACGCCTGTCGACATGGGTGGATCGTCCTTCAATCTGGGACACGGCTCGGTGGTGATCGCGGCGATCACCAGCTGCACGAACACGTCCAACCCGGCCGTGCTCGCGGCCGCCGGCGTCCTGGCGAAGAAGGCCGTCGAAAGGGGCCTGTCCACCCGGCCCTGGGTGAAGACCAGCCTCGCGCCGGGCTCGCAGGTCGTGACCCGTTACCTGGAAGACATGGGCCTCCTTCCCTACCTCGAGCAGCTCCGGTTCCACGTCGTGGGCTACGGCTGCACCACGTGCATCGGCAACAGCGGCCCCGTGCCCGCTCCCATCGGTGACGCGGTGCGGGAATCCGACCTGGTCGCGGCCGCGGTACTGAGCGGCAACCGGAATTTCGAAGGCCGCGTGAACCCCATCGTCAAGGCCAATTACCTGGCCTCGCCGCCGCTCGTGGTGGCCTACGCTCTGGCCGGCCGCATGGACGTGGACCTGTACAACGAGCCCATCGGAACCGACCCGAAGGGCGACGACGTTTATCTCCGGGACATCTGGCCCACACCCGGGGAAGTGCGGGAGGCCGTGCGCGCCTCCGTGCGCCGGGAGATGTTCCAGTCGATCTACGCCGACGTCTTCACGGGCGACGACCGCTGGGCGGAACTGGCCGCGACGAGCGGCGAGTCCTATGCCTGGGACGAAGTTTCCACCTACGTCAAGCTCCCGCCCTACTTCGACGACATGCCGGCTGAACCCGGCGAGATCACGGACATACCCGGCGCCCGCGTGCTGGCGGTACTCGGCGATTCCGTCACGACGGACCACATTTCGCCGGCCGGTTCGATCCAGGCCGACAGCCCCGCGGGCCGGTACCTGGTCGAGCGCGGCGTGGCGCCGAAGGACTTCAACTCATACGGGGCGCGGCGGGGCAACCACGAAGTCATGATGCGGGGCACCTTCGCCAACATCCGGCTGCGCAACCGCCTGGCGCCGGGCACGGAGGGCGGCTGGACGAAGACCGCGCCCGACGGCGAACCGGTCGCCATCTATGATGCAGCCATGGCGTACCGCGCATCGGATACCCCGCTGATCGTGATCGCCGGCAAGGAATACGGATCCGGCTCATCCCGGGACTGGGCCGCCAAGGGGCCCAATCTCCTCGGCGTCCGGGCCGTGATCGTGGAAAGCTACGAACGCATTCACCGCAGCAACCTCATCGGCATGGGCATCCTGCCCCTCCAGTTCGAGGAGGGGGACAGCGCCGAATCGCTCGGGCTGACCGGTTTCGAGACCTACGACTTCGAGGGGATCGAGGGCGGCATCACCCCCCGGCAGCGCGTCCGTGTCCGCGTGACCGCCGCGGACGGCGCCACGAGAACATTCAACACCATCGTGCGCATCGACACCCCGGTCGAGGTGGAATACTACCGCCACGGCGGCATTCTGCAATATGTGCTGCGAGGCCTGCTGAAATCGGGAGCATAG
- a CDS encoding DUF1207 domain-containing protein: protein MAFISTILRRFPWFAGMGLLYLAVSPAVDAADASGGTWRFAAPQQRLFRPLLADPTEARMAVTSNLGDRLNGDIGGSWEAADYAWNGNGGLRFRTGIHAGVFSKLRRSGTTFPLETADYLIGFHADLGNDRTTGRFEYAHVSAHLADGYEGYGGYKGYEGPSHADQSGKADKADRTMRTRRTMTYSREYFTVYGARELRFAPGSAVGSAIGSARVYGSLRWSNHAIPNVRRWRVQGGAELVFRPLSGDGGATRAYLACDVRLFRDGDISVNRTAHAGLLFHNVASRGLRIAFVYHGGRSEHGQFHHLEDDYAGIGLFFDL, encoded by the coding sequence ATGGCGTTTATTTCCACTATCCTGCGAAGGTTCCCGTGGTTCGCCGGCATGGGCCTTCTGTACCTTGCCGTGAGCCCGGCCGTTGACGCGGCGGACGCATCCGGCGGGACCTGGCGCTTCGCCGCCCCTCAGCAGCGGCTGTTCCGCCCGCTGCTGGCCGACCCGACCGAGGCGCGCATGGCGGTTACGTCCAACCTGGGTGACAGGCTGAACGGCGACATCGGCGGTTCCTGGGAGGCCGCCGACTATGCGTGGAACGGGAACGGCGGGCTGCGGTTCAGGACCGGGATCCATGCCGGCGTCTTCTCGAAGCTGCGCCGATCGGGAACGACCTTCCCCCTCGAGACCGCCGACTACCTGATCGGCTTCCACGCGGACCTGGGCAACGACCGAACCACCGGGCGGTTCGAATACGCCCACGTGAGCGCCCACCTGGCCGACGGGTACGAAGGGTACGGCGGGTACAAAGGGTACGAAGGGCCGAGCCACGCGGACCAGTCGGGCAAGGCGGACAAGGCAGACCGAACCATGCGGACCAGGCGGACCATGACCTACAGCCGGGAGTATTTCACGGTGTACGGCGCCCGCGAGTTGCGTTTCGCGCCAGGATCCGCCGTCGGATCCGCGATCGGTTCCGCCCGCGTCTACGGCAGCCTGCGGTGGTCGAACCACGCCATCCCAAACGTGCGGCGGTGGCGGGTCCAGGGCGGCGCCGAACTGGTCTTCCGTCCCCTCTCGGGCGATGGCGGCGCAACCCGGGCCTACCTGGCCTGCGACGTGCGGCTGTTCCGGGACGGGGACATCTCGGTCAACCGTACCGCCCACGCGGGTCTGCTGTTTCACAACGTGGCTTCACGGGGCCTTCGCATCGCCTTCGTATACCACGGGGGCCGCAGCGAGCACGGACAGTTCCATCACCTGGAGGACGACTACGCGGGGATCGGGCTGTTCTTCGACCTGTGA
- a CDS encoding threonine synthase, with the protein MSFLIHLECSDCGKRMSADRLRNLCPDCGRPLLARYDTEEAGKALTPDILAMREPTLWRYREMLPVRDRTAIVTLGEGGTPLMHAHRLGERLGMDGLYIKDESANPTGSFKARGLAMAVSRALELGAESLAIPSAGNAAGALSAYGARAGIPVHVFMPRDTPRSFIVECRAHGASVELVDGLITDCGKLVSARKDAEGWFDVSTLKEPYRVEGKKTMGYELAEQCGWVLPDAILYPAGGGTGLIGMWKAFSEMEALGWIGPERPRMVAVQASGCQPIVRAWEQQWPDAPEWENARTLASGLRVPAAVGDKLMLAAIRESGGDAVAVPDGDMVRGVREIGACEGIFAAPEGGAVLAGLRKLIALGRIDRSDRVVLFNTGSGHKYVDNLDALHGDQDA; encoded by the coding sequence ATGAGCTTCCTCATCCACCTGGAATGCAGCGACTGCGGCAAGCGGATGTCGGCGGACCGGTTGCGGAACCTGTGCCCCGACTGCGGACGGCCGCTGCTCGCTCGGTACGACACCGAAGAAGCAGGCAAGGCATTGACCCCGGACATCCTGGCGATGCGCGAACCGACCCTGTGGCGCTACCGCGAGATGCTCCCCGTACGCGACCGGACGGCAATCGTCACACTGGGCGAGGGCGGCACGCCCCTGATGCATGCCCACCGCCTGGGTGAACGGCTGGGCATGGACGGGCTCTACATCAAGGACGAATCCGCCAATCCCACCGGCTCGTTCAAGGCCCGGGGCCTGGCCATGGCGGTATCCCGTGCCCTGGAACTCGGGGCGGAATCCCTGGCCATCCCCTCCGCCGGCAACGCGGCGGGCGCGCTGTCGGCCTACGGCGCCAGGGCGGGCATCCCCGTGCACGTGTTCATGCCCCGGGACACGCCCCGGTCCTTCATCGTGGAGTGCCGAGCCCACGGCGCGTCGGTGGAACTCGTGGACGGCCTGATCACGGATTGCGGCAAGCTTGTGTCCGCACGGAAAGACGCGGAAGGCTGGTTCGACGTCTCCACCCTGAAGGAACCCTACCGCGTGGAGGGCAAGAAGACCATGGGGTACGAACTGGCCGAACAGTGCGGATGGGTCCTGCCGGACGCGATCCTCTACCCCGCGGGGGGCGGGACCGGACTGATCGGCATGTGGAAGGCCTTCTCCGAGATGGAAGCCCTCGGGTGGATCGGGCCGGAGCGGCCCCGCATGGTCGCGGTGCAGGCCTCAGGATGCCAGCCCATCGTCCGGGCCTGGGAACAGCAGTGGCCGGACGCCCCGGAGTGGGAGAACGCCCGCACGCTCGCCAGTGGGCTGCGCGTGCCCGCCGCCGTGGGGGACAAACTGATGCTGGCCGCAATCCGGGAGAGCGGAGGAGACGCGGTGGCCGTTCCCGACGGCGACATGGTGCGCGGCGTGCGGGAGATCGGGGCCTGCGAGGGCATCTTCGCGGCGCCCGAAGGCGGCGCAGTGCTGGCCGGACTGCGAAAGTTGATCGCGCTGGGACGCATCGACCGGTCCGACCGGGTGGTGCTTTTCAATACGGGCAGCGGGCACAAGTACGTGGACAACCTGGATGCGTTGCACGGCGACCAGGACGCCTGA
- a CDS encoding asparagine synthetase B, with the protein MRRLTFLFALLFLLPAPASAQKMLIFMDLEQQDHLKAYGIAFQALEQGYTVEWLLNYRGGSFVMDPTADRVRSCHLRGVSFQVIDGAELVRIYAEIEESNMDRVLLEKAPEIAVYTRPDQRPWDDAVTLALEYAEVPYGKIFDQEVLDGTLKQYDWLHLHHEDFTGQYSKFYSYHRTPWYQQQQATDEALARSLGYPSVAEAKKAVAQGIKSYVGNGGFIFAMCAATETLEIALASAQTDIVAPEYDHTPVDPEAQSRLDFGQTFAFENFTLQLNPLVGSFSNIDVNQVNAGKVLTGPFTLFDFSAKYDPVPTMLTQNHVNYIAGFYGLSTSFHRDVLKRTVVVLAEEAGTDHVKYLHGNYGMGTFTFYGGHDPEDEEHLVGDPPTNLALHKNSPGYRLILNNVLFPAAKKKKRKT; encoded by the coding sequence ATGCGTCGACTAACCTTCCTGTTCGCACTGCTCTTCCTCCTGCCGGCCCCCGCCAGCGCCCAGAAGATGCTCATCTTCATGGACCTGGAACAGCAGGACCATCTCAAGGCCTACGGCATCGCCTTTCAGGCTCTGGAGCAGGGCTATACCGTCGAATGGCTGCTGAACTACCGCGGCGGGTCCTTCGTCATGGACCCCACGGCCGACCGCGTGCGGTCCTGCCACCTGCGGGGCGTGAGCTTCCAGGTGATCGACGGCGCGGAACTGGTCCGGATCTACGCCGAAATCGAGGAAAGCAACATGGACCGGGTGCTGCTTGAAAAAGCGCCCGAAATCGCCGTATACACCCGGCCCGACCAGCGACCGTGGGACGATGCCGTGACCCTGGCGCTGGAATACGCCGAGGTGCCCTACGGGAAGATCTTCGACCAGGAGGTGCTGGACGGAACGTTGAAGCAATACGACTGGCTGCACCTGCACCACGAGGATTTCACCGGGCAGTACAGCAAGTTCTACAGCTATCACCGCACGCCATGGTACCAGCAGCAGCAGGCCACCGACGAGGCCCTGGCGCGGAGCCTGGGATATCCCTCGGTCGCGGAGGCCAAGAAGGCCGTGGCACAGGGCATCAAGTCCTACGTGGGGAACGGCGGTTTTATTTTCGCCATGTGCGCGGCGACGGAAACCCTGGAGATTGCGCTGGCCTCGGCCCAAACCGACATCGTGGCGCCGGAGTACGACCACACTCCCGTCGATCCGGAAGCCCAGTCCAGGCTGGACTTCGGCCAGACCTTCGCCTTCGAGAACTTCACGCTGCAGCTGAACCCGCTCGTCGGTTCCTTTTCCAACATCGACGTGAACCAGGTCAACGCCGGAAAGGTACTGACCGGACCCTTCACCCTCTTCGATTTCTCGGCCAAGTACGACCCGGTGCCCACCATGCTCACGCAGAACCACGTAAACTACATCGCCGGCTTCTACGGCCTGTCCACTTCCTTCCACCGCGACGTGCTCAAGCGCACCGTGGTCGTCCTCGCCGAAGAAGCCGGGACCGACCACGTCAAGTACCTCCACGGCAACTACGGGATGGGGACGTTCACCTTCTACGGGGGGCACGATCCGGAGGACGAGGAGCACCTGGTGGGCGATCCGCCGACCAATCTCGCCCTCCACAAGAACTCCCCCGGTTACCGGCTCATCCTGAACAACGTCCTCTTTCCCGCGGCCAAGAAGAAGAAACGCAAAACCTGA
- a CDS encoding energy-coupling factor transporter transmembrane protein EcfT, which translates to MLQNLTLGQYYPGESSIHRLDPRTKLCGALALMAALIWIKTLPLFFFMLAVVAVLVRISGVPLHLPLNNLKAFRVILIITFAAHACFTPGEAVIIAGYTVPGPTWEGMFQGAVFSMRLVVIMLIAALLMLTTAPLDVSDGIERLLKPLERFGLPAHELAMMMVIALRFIPTLVEEADRLQKAQAARGADFTGNPIRRVRKMTALLVPLMLSAFRRAEELAVAMESRCYRGGAGRTQFRVMALARNDFVAIAAVTALLVLGAAFNRIGPVDHLF; encoded by the coding sequence ATGCTCCAGAACCTGACGCTGGGACAGTACTATCCCGGCGAATCTTCCATTCACCGGCTGGACCCGCGCACGAAGCTGTGCGGTGCCCTGGCGCTGATGGCCGCGCTGATCTGGATAAAGACCCTGCCGTTGTTTTTTTTCATGCTGGCCGTGGTCGCGGTCCTGGTGCGGATCTCCGGCGTTCCGCTCCATCTGCCGCTGAACAACCTGAAGGCCTTCCGGGTCATTCTGATCATCACCTTCGCGGCGCATGCGTGCTTCACGCCGGGAGAAGCCGTGATCATCGCGGGATACACCGTGCCGGGACCCACCTGGGAGGGGATGTTCCAGGGGGCGGTGTTCAGCATGCGTTTGGTGGTCATCATGCTGATCGCGGCGCTGTTGATGCTGACCACGGCACCGCTGGACGTCTCGGACGGCATCGAGCGGCTGCTCAAGCCCCTGGAACGGTTCGGACTGCCCGCCCATGAGCTGGCCATGATGATGGTCATCGCCCTGCGGTTCATCCCGACGCTGGTGGAGGAAGCAGACCGCCTGCAGAAGGCCCAGGCCGCCCGGGGCGCGGACTTCACCGGCAATCCGATCCGGCGCGTCCGGAAGATGACCGCCCTGCTGGTGCCCCTCATGCTCTCGGCCTTCCGGCGGGCGGAGGAACTGGCCGTCGCCATGGAATCCCGCTGCTACCGGGGCGGCGCCGGACGCACGCAGTTCCGCGTCATGGCCCTGGCCCGGAACGACTTCGTGGCCATCGCGGCGGTGACGGCCCTGCTCGTCCTCGGCGCGGCCTTCAACCGCATTGGTCCCGTCGACCATCTGTTCTGA
- the truA gene encoding tRNA pseudouridine(38-40) synthase TruA: MRTLVLTIEYDGTDFLGWQLQPDGRTVQGVLEEAMRTILRADLRATAAGRTDAGVHATGQVVHFRTDSDMVVDRLKKGLNGVLPPDVRVLEATQARDDFHARFSAVGRRYVYRIIRRPSAMRRHQAWHVAYPVDVDAMCRACAPLLGRHDFTSFCQATSTADGTICEVRELEWIEAEDELRLRIEANRFLHHMVRTIVGTAVDIGRGRWPESVMAEMLAAKDRRAAGANAPAHGLCLEAVRYPSEFGI, encoded by the coding sequence ATGCGTACCCTGGTCCTCACGATCGAATACGACGGCACCGACTTCCTCGGCTGGCAGCTCCAGCCCGACGGGCGGACCGTTCAGGGCGTCCTGGAGGAAGCGATGCGCACCATCCTGCGGGCCGACCTCCGGGCGACCGCGGCGGGACGCACGGACGCCGGGGTGCACGCCACCGGGCAGGTCGTCCACTTCAGGACGGATTCGGACATGGTGGTGGACCGGCTGAAGAAGGGGCTGAATGGGGTGCTGCCGCCGGACGTGCGTGTCCTCGAAGCCACGCAGGCGCGCGATGATTTCCATGCCCGGTTCAGCGCGGTGGGACGACGGTACGTTTACCGGATCATCCGGCGCCCGAGCGCCATGCGAAGGCACCAGGCCTGGCACGTGGCCTACCCGGTGGACGTGGACGCCATGTGCCGGGCCTGCGCTCCCCTGTTGGGCCGCCACGACTTCACTTCCTTCTGCCAGGCCACGTCGACGGCCGACGGCACAATTTGCGAGGTGCGGGAACTGGAATGGATCGAGGCGGAGGACGAACTCCGCCTGCGCATCGAGGCGAACCGTTTTCTCCACCACATGGTGCGGACAATCGTGGGCACGGCCGTGGATATCGGCCGGGGTCGGTGGCCGGAGAGCGTCATGGCGGAGATGCTGGCGGCGAAAGACCGTCGTGCCGCAGGCGCCAATGCCCCGGCCCACGGGCTATGCCTCGAGGCGGTGCGCTATCCTTCCGAATTCGGGATCTGA
- a CDS encoding RNA methyltransferase, translated as MADRTESTAPDYFSHIHIILVEPKVPGNIGAVARAMTTMGLSRLVLVDPVEFRHEAEARWMAHGAGEILDNARVVPALDEAVNDLALVVGTTNRTRGIWLSPIQPVEAACAELSAVARNQPCGILFGREDRGLLNDELQRCNVIARIPAATAYPSLNLAQSVMVCAYELFRHSGEAPPPSEVRLADHRAVERVTRRVHEALLRIGFESTPNEETFLRTIRRVLRRSLRLEQRDVAVLHKVCDEIDAYVDRRSASPGPPESSGPPDPPGPPGQSGPPGQSDPQIPNSEG; from the coding sequence ATGGCCGATCGAACGGAAAGTACCGCGCCGGACTATTTCTCGCACATACACATCATTCTCGTAGAACCGAAAGTGCCGGGGAACATCGGCGCCGTCGCCAGGGCCATGACGACCATGGGGCTTTCCCGCCTCGTCCTGGTCGATCCGGTCGAATTCCGCCACGAGGCCGAGGCCCGCTGGATGGCCCACGGCGCCGGGGAGATCCTCGACAACGCCCGCGTCGTCCCGGCGCTGGACGAGGCGGTGAATGATCTCGCCCTCGTCGTCGGCACGACCAACCGCACCCGCGGAATCTGGCTGAGCCCCATACAGCCTGTGGAAGCGGCCTGCGCCGAGCTTTCCGCCGTGGCACGGAACCAGCCCTGCGGCATTCTCTTCGGGCGGGAAGACCGCGGCCTGCTGAACGACGAGCTCCAACGTTGCAACGTCATCGCCCGGATCCCCGCGGCAACAGCCTACCCTTCCCTCAACCTGGCCCAGTCGGTCATGGTCTGCGCGTACGAACTCTTTCGCCACAGTGGCGAGGCGCCGCCCCCTTCCGAGGTGCGCCTGGCGGATCACCGGGCCGTGGAGCGTGTTACACGGCGCGTGCACGAGGCGCTGCTCCGGATCGGTTTTGAGTCCACGCCGAACGAGGAGACCTTCCTGCGCACCATCCGCCGCGTCCTGCGCCGCAGCCTGCGGCTGGAGCAGCGCGACGTCGCCGTGCTGCACAAGGTATGCGACGAGATCGACGCGTATGTGGATCGCCGCTCGGCATCGCCCGGTCCGCCGGAATCCTCTGGTCCGCCTGATCCACCCGGTCCGCCCGGTCAGTCCGGCCCACCCGGTCAGTCCGACCCTCAGATCCCGAATTCGGAAGGATAG
- a CDS encoding CcmD family protein, with amino-acid sequence MDQNFWYLFSAYTLIWVGLFLYLFTIAGREKKLEAEIAELKAAVEELESKE; translated from the coding sequence GTGGATCAGAACTTCTGGTACCTGTTTTCCGCCTACACGCTGATATGGGTCGGGCTGTTCCTGTACCTCTTCACGATCGCCGGCCGCGAAAAGAAGCTGGAGGCGGAGATCGCTGAACTGAAGGCCGCCGTGGAGGAGCTGGAGTCGAAAGAGTAG
- a CDS encoding cytochrome C assembly protein, which translates to MIMAGIAARLRITPFGLICLVGLVATLYLSLIWAPRERVMGDVQRIMYFHVASAWIAEFAFVLVGVSSVIYLWLRERRWDIVAYSAAEVGFVFCCFVMITGPIWGKPVWGTWWTWDPRLTFSMILWLIYVAYLMLRVYGDDLPQVKTFLAVLGILGTIDIPFIHFATLWWRGLHPDSLVMTEEGLGAGMEVDMRIALGVSAVVFTLLFFYLMSRRMALERLRDETEALRERVEHRHPGTVGI; encoded by the coding sequence ATGATTATGGCCGGCATAGCCGCCCGCCTGCGCATCACACCTTTCGGCCTCATCTGCCTCGTGGGACTTGTTGCCACGCTGTACCTGTCGCTGATCTGGGCGCCCCGGGAGCGGGTCATGGGGGATGTGCAGCGGATCATGTATTTTCACGTCGCTTCCGCCTGGATCGCGGAGTTCGCCTTCGTGCTGGTGGGCGTTTCCAGCGTCATCTACCTGTGGCTGCGGGAGCGCAGGTGGGACATCGTGGCCTACAGCGCCGCGGAGGTCGGATTCGTCTTCTGCTGCTTCGTCATGATCACCGGGCCGATCTGGGGCAAGCCCGTGTGGGGCACGTGGTGGACCTGGGACCCCCGGCTCACCTTTTCCATGATCCTCTGGCTCATCTACGTCGCCTACCTGATGCTGCGCGTCTACGGCGACGACCTTCCGCAGGTGAAGACTTTCCTCGCCGTGCTGGGCATCCTCGGTACCATCGACATCCCCTTCATCCACTTCGCGACCCTGTGGTGGCGGGGCCTGCATCCCGACTCCCTGGTCATGACGGAGGAAGGCCTCGGCGCGGGCATGGAAGTGGACATGCGCATCGCGCTGGGCGTATCGGCGGTTGTCTTCACCCTCCTGTTCTTCTATCTCATGAGCCGGCGGATGGCGCTGGAGCGGCTGCGCGACGAGACCGAGGCCCTGCGGGAACGCGTGGAGCACCGGCATCCCGGCACCGTGGGGATTTGA
- a CDS encoding ABC transporter permease subunit: protein MLAQSWQIYRKDMLVEYRTRERVVTMFVFSLIVVIIFNFAFNAGADVLQRVAPGMIWVAFAFAGMLSASRSFSPEKDRGTFEGLLLAPIDRGSIFLGKLLGNVTLIGLVQLAVLPLFVLFFNMTILPYLSKLLVIFFLGTVGFSSVATLFAAVAVNTRMRDVMLPVLLLPVASPVLIALVETTRTTFEGGDWQDMTNWIRLLSVFTVVFLVASVMLFEYIVEE, encoded by the coding sequence ATGCTCGCCCAGTCCTGGCAGATCTACCGCAAGGACATGCTTGTGGAATACCGGACCCGCGAGCGGGTTGTGACCATGTTCGTTTTCTCGCTGATCGTCGTGATCATCTTCAACTTCGCCTTCAACGCGGGGGCGGACGTGCTGCAACGGGTGGCGCCCGGCATGATCTGGGTGGCCTTCGCCTTCGCCGGCATGCTGAGCGCCAGCCGGTCCTTTTCACCGGAAAAAGACCGCGGCACCTTCGAAGGACTGCTCCTCGCGCCCATCGACCGGGGATCCATCTTCCTGGGCAAGCTGCTGGGCAACGTCACGCTCATCGGCCTGGTCCAGCTGGCGGTGCTTCCCCTCTTCGTCCTGTTTTTCAACATGACAATCCTGCCGTATCTGTCTAAACTGTTGGTGATCTTCTTTCTGGGAACCGTCGGATTCTCGTCCGTCGCTACCCTGTTCGCGGCCGTGGCCGTCAACACGCGCATGCGGGACGTCATGCTGCCTGTCCTGCTGTTGCCCGTCGCTTCGCCGGTGCTGATCGCGCTGGTGGAAACGACGCGGACCACCTTCGAGGGCGGGGACTGGCAGGACATGACAAACTGGATCAGGCTGCTTTCGGTCTTCACGGTCGTCTTCCTGGTCGCGTCCGTCATGCTGTTCGAGTACATCGTGGAGGAATGA